The following is a genomic window from Hallerella porci.
TTCCGATTTAAGCGGAATTTATTCGTCGTCGACGGGTTCTGTGATTCTTTCGAAATCGCCGAATTCTCCGGGGCGTTTCAATATTCAAATTCAAAATGGCGATGGCGCATCGCGCGCCGAAATGGCGATGGGAAATGTGCAAGCCCGCGAAGAATTTGGGCACACGCGATTTGATTATCAAGAAGACGGCTGTAAAATTGCGATTGATTTGTTTGAACGCAAAGTCCGCGTCGCAGAAAATGGCTGCGAAGAATATGATTCGCCGCATTTCAAATTAGCGGGCACTTACGATGTTTACAAAGAATATCGTCACCGCGCCGAAGTTTTCCGCGATTCCGAAGTTTCCGAGAAATTTAAAAAGTTCGTTTGGTGTCCCGAAGGACCGAGTTCTTGCGAAAAAATCCGCGACGAAGATGATTGCGATGTGGAAATTATTTGGAGCAAAAATTCGCAAGGGATGATCGAACGCCACTGCGGCGATCAAGTGCACAAATACCGTCCGATGGAACGGATGATTCCGCATAAGCGCGATTTCTTCAACGGCGAAAAACCGACGATGCTCAAAACCAAGCGCACCGATATGGCAAATGAATGGATGATTTGGTATTATTATCCGCAAGCGAATCGCTTTAAAATGGTTCGTCAAGGAACGCGGAGCGATGTCGCTTACATGGAAGTTTACGAGAATTAAAAAAATTTCAGAGCACAAAAAAACTTCCCGCCAAAGGCGGGAAGTTTTCTGTTTTAATGTTCTTCTTAATCGTCGTCGTCGTCTTCGACGGCAGCCTTGGATTCTTGCTTGCGCAGATGCGGATCCAAAGTAATCTTGCGAAGACGTAAGCACTGCGGAGTGACTTCGACGCATTCGTCATCGTTGATGAATGTGACGCATTCTTCCAAAGTCATGCGACGATACGGCGTAAGCTGAATGTTATCGTCCGAAGCTTTCGAACGCATATTGGTCAAGTGCTTGCCCTTGGTCGCGTTCACAATGATATCGGTTGTGCGGTTGTGTTCACCGATAATCATGCCCGGATAAACTTCGGTTGCAGGCGGGATGAAGAGAGAACCGCGATCTTCCAATTTCGAAAGTGCATAGCTCGCAGCTTGTCCCGGTTCCTTTGCAATCAACACGCCGTTGACGCGCGCCGGAATATCGCCCTTATACGGTTCGAAGTCTAAGAAGAGAGACTGCGAAACAGCATAACCCTTCGTGAGAGAAAGGAGCTTCGAACGGATGCCGAGAAGGCCGCGGCTCGGAATCTTATATTCCAAAGAAACGCGGTTATTATCGTCGGTCACCATATCGACCATTTCGCCTTTGCGGTGTCCGAGTTCTTCGATCACCGGACCGCTATATTCCGAAGGAACTTCAACCTTGAATTGTTCCATCGGTTCCAAAATTTTTCCGTTTTCATCTTTTTGGAAAATCACTTGCGGAGAACCGATCGTGAATTCATAAAGTTCGCGGCGCATGCTTTCGATGAGAATCGTCAAATGCAAAATACCGCGACCGGAAACTTTAAATGTCGAAGCGCCTTCTGCCTTTTCGACGAGAAGAGCCGGGTCGGCCATGTGTGCGCGTTCCAAACGTTCGGCGAGGTTATTGCCGGTGAGGAACTTTCCTCCGCCTTTGCCCGCGAGCGGGGAAGTGTTCACGGTAAAGAGCATCGAGATGGTCGGCGGGTCGATGTGAATGCGCGGCAAGTGCACCGGATTATCGACAGCAGAAAGAGTATCGCCGATATCGAACATTTCAAGGCCTGCGATTTGAATAATTTCGCCCGGACCTGCTTCGTCGATAGGAACGGATTGAATTCCGTCGTAATGCAAAATTTTCTGAATACGAATGTTCTTGACTTTCGGTGTTGCGGTATCGTCGTCCGTGAGGAAGCTTTGCGCAACGGTCATGCCCGTCTTAAAAGTTCCTTGTTGAACGCGGCCAACCGCCATACGTCCGAGGAAGCTCGAATATTCGAGAGTGCTGATTTGAAGAAGCGGAGCAGCTTTCGGATCGCCCTTCGGAGCCGGAATTTTATCGATGACGAGATCCATCAAAATGCGGAGATCGCCATCCGGATCATCGACTTCTTTGCGGCAAATGCCTTTACGACCGCTTGCGTAAACGCAAGAGAAATCCAACTGTTCTTCGGTCGCATTGAGTTCGCAGAAAAGATCAAAGACTTTGTCCAAAGCGTTGTGCGGATTGCAACCGTCGCGGTCAATCTTATTGATGACGACGATCGGAGTTAATCCGAGAGCGAGAGCTTTTTGCGTCACAAAACGAGTCTGCGCCATCGGACCTTCAAAAGCATCGACGATTAAGAGCACACCGTCAACGGTTCCGAGAACGCGTTCCACCTGACCGCCAAAGTCGGCGTGCCCCGGTGTATCGACGATGTTGATGTGGTACCCTTTATAGTTTACGCTTGCGTTTTTGGAAAGAATGGTAATGCCGCGTTCCCGTTCGATAGCGCCGGAGTCCATCACGCGTTCGTTCACTTCTTCGCCTTCGTGGAACGTGCCGCATTGCTTAAGAATCTGGTCCACGAGTGTGGTTTTACCGTGGTCAACGTGTGCGATAATCGCAATGTTTCTGATTTTATTTTGATCCATTTTGGATGTCCTATTTTGGGTACTTCAGGTACTCGTCAATTTGGCGCAAAATTTAGAAAAAATTTTCTACTTTTAGAGAGTGAATTATCTGGGAATTGATTACGGTGAACATCGCGTCGGCATCGCTTTCGCCGATTCGGAATTGCGTTGGGCTTTTGCCCGTGAAACGATAGACCAAAAAAAGACGGATTTGATGACGCGGCTTGAAGAACTTGTCCGCGAAAATAAAATTGACATTTTTGTCGTAGGAATGCCGTATCGCCCCGATGGCCGTCAAGATGGGAAAAATCTCGTCGTCGAACAATTCGTAAAACAGCTCGCAGAACGCTTCCCGAACATTCCGATTAAAACCGAAGACGAAGCATATACATCGGTTGCGGCCCTTCAAGAAACGAGTTATTTAAAAAAGAAAAAAAAGAAACAAGATAAAGGCTTAATCGATCGCCTTGCGGCACAGCACATTTTACAATCGTATTTAGAAAACGAAAAATAAGCAGCGCAGGAATTTCCTGCATTTTTTTTGAATTTTCAAATTGACAATTTTGTGAAATTACGCAAACAAAAATGTCGGATTTTAATTTTCCGCTTTTAAAATTGCCGTTTTTTCGCTAATTTTCGCCAATTTTCTTTTTTGGCACGGCTTTTGCATATCTCCGAAGCGAAAAGGTCAGCTCCTTTGATCTTTTACAAACACTGGAGAATACACAATGAAAGTCGTCACCGCTTACATTCAACCCGAAAGACTCGGCGCTGTCAAAGAAGCTCTTTACGAAGCTGAAATTTACAAGATGAGCGTCACCAATGTTTTGGGTTGTGGACAGCAAAAAGGTTACACCGCGACCTACCGCGGAACCGAAACAGAAGTTCAACTGCTCAAAAAGATTCGCATTCAAATCGCATTAAATGATGAATTTGTGCAACCTTGCATCGATGCGATTATTAAAGGCGCCCGCACGGGAAATATTGGCGACGGAAAAATCTTCGTCGAAAACTTGGAACAATGCATTCGCATTCGTACGGGTGAAACCGGCGAAGCTGCTATCGGATAAGGAGATAAATCATGGATTCTTTAACCACAATTACCGAAGCGGTAACCGGAGCCTGCGGAAACGGCGGACCTTTGATGGGCGATTGCTCGATTATTACGGGCGCTCCGGATTATTCGCTCTTTATCAGCGAAAACATTTGGATTATGATTAGCGCAATGCTCGTGTTCATCATGGGACTCGGATTTGCTTGCGTAGAATCGGGACTTTGCCGTGCGAAAAGCAGCGCGAACATTTGCTTTAAGAATATCGCTGTGCCGGCGATTGGCATTTCGGTTTACGCTCTCGTCGGTTTTGGTCTTATGTATCCGGGTGAATTTAACGGCATCCTCGGATTTGCGGGCTTTGGCATCGGCGATTGGTTAAATCCGAAGAGTTTTACAAGCGGTTATAACGGCCACTTTACTCTCTTCTCGGATTGGCTTTTCCAAGCGATGTTTGCGGCAACGGCTGCGACGATTGTTTCGGGCGCTGTTGCAGAACGCATTAAGCTCAGCTCTTTCCTCGTTTTCACTTTGCTCTATGTCGCTTTCGTCTATCCGATTGTCGGTAGCTGGGTTTGGGGCGGTGGCTGGCTTTCGAAGCTCGGCTTCCACGACCTCGCCGGTTCGGAACTCGTTCACTCTGTCGGCGGTTGGGCAGCTCTTGCGGGCGTTATCATCTTGGGACCGCGTCTCGGCAAGTATTCGAAGGGCAAGTCTCACGCAATTCCTGCGCACAATATTCCGCTCGCAACCATCGGCACATTCATCTTGTGGTTTGGTTGGTGGGGATTCAACGGCGGTTCTGCTCTTTCCGGAAATCCGTTTGACACTTCTCTCATCTTGGTAACGACAAATCTCGCCGCAGTTGCAGGCATTATCACAGCGACAGCGACTTCTTGGATTCTTTCGAAGAAGCCGGATGCGACGATGGCTTTGAACGGTTGCTTGGCAGGTCTTGTGGCGATTACCGCGGGCGCAGATACAGTTACTCCGATGAGTTCTTGGATTATCGGTGCCGTGGCAGGTGTCCTCGTCGTGCTCGCCGTCTTCTTCTTTGACAGAATGCGTTTGGACGACCCTGTGGGTGCGCTTTCGGTTCACTTGGTGAACGGCGTCTGGGGAACGATTGCAGTCGGCGTCTTCGATTACACGGGTCGCTTCAGCGTTCTCACTCAGCTCTTGGGCGTTGTCGCTTATGCGATTCCTTGCTTCCTCTGCGCAAGCATTATCTTCCTTGCGATTAAGAAGACAATCGGTCTGCGTGTGAGCGAAAAGGAAGAACTCCGCGGTCTTGATCTTTCGGAACACGGTCAAGAATCCTACGGTGGATTCCAAATTTTCAGCAACACTTAAAAAGCATTCCAGCGAAAAAAAGGAGCCCGCATGCGTGTGGGCTTCTTTTTTTTAATGAAGAATTAGGAGTTGGGAAAGTCAAAATCCCTAGCCATTTCTGTTTTTTTCTTGCATTTCGTCGCGAAGAATAACCTAGGAGTGTAATATGAAATTTCACTTGGAAACAAAATGCGCAGCGGTGGCGTTGGGAGCCGCTTTAGTATTCGGGCTTTCTGCCTGCGGGAATCCAAACACGATGACAGACAAACGCGACAGCAAAGTTTACAAGACGGTGAAAATCGGTACCCAAATTTGGATGGCAGAAAATTTGAATTACGCAGGGGATGGCTTCTGTTATGAAGATAATCCTGATAACTGCAAAAAATGGGGACGGCTTTATACTTGGGATGAGGCACAAAATGCTTGCCCCGAGGGATGGCACTTACCGTCCAAAGCCGAATGGAAAACTTTAATGGATGCTGTGGGTGGAGAAGATAAAGCAGGCATTGCCCTCAAGGCGAAAAATGGTTGGAAAGAATACGAAGGAAAGAGTGGTAATGGAACGGACGCCTTTGGCTTTTCGGCGCTCCCCGCAGGCATCGGCTTCCTCAATGAACGCTACATCGACGCAGACGAGTACGCTATCTTTTGGTCCAGTACCGAGGTCGATAGCGACGATATTGTCTACTACATAGACTTGTCCTACTACGTCGAGTCCGCGCGCCAGTACCTCGACATTAAGTACCACGCGTTTTCCGTCCGTTGCCTAGAAAACTCCAACTAGGGGCGCACAATGCAAGATCTTAGAACTTAGATTTTAGAGCTTAGAGTTTCTAAGTTCTAAAATCTAAGTTCTTCCCCCCCCCTGCGGGAAATTAGTTCGCCGGATTTTTGGAAATGACATTT
Proteins encoded in this region:
- the typA gene encoding translational GTPase TypA, whose amino-acid sequence is MDQNKIRNIAIIAHVDHGKTTLVDQILKQCGTFHEGEEVNERVMDSGAIERERGITILSKNASVNYKGYHINIVDTPGHADFGGQVERVLGTVDGVLLIVDAFEGPMAQTRFVTQKALALGLTPIVVINKIDRDGCNPHNALDKVFDLFCELNATEEQLDFSCVYASGRKGICRKEVDDPDGDLRILMDLVIDKIPAPKGDPKAAPLLQISTLEYSSFLGRMAVGRVQQGTFKTGMTVAQSFLTDDDTATPKVKNIRIQKILHYDGIQSVPIDEAGPGEIIQIAGLEMFDIGDTLSAVDNPVHLPRIHIDPPTISMLFTVNTSPLAGKGGGKFLTGNNLAERLERAHMADPALLVEKAEGASTFKVSGRGILHLTILIESMRRELYEFTIGSPQVIFQKDENGKILEPMEQFKVEVPSEYSGPVIEELGHRKGEMVDMVTDDNNRVSLEYKIPSRGLLGIRSKLLSLTKGYAVSQSLFLDFEPYKGDIPARVNGVLIAKEPGQAASYALSKLEDRGSLFIPPATEVYPGMIIGEHNRTTDIIVNATKGKHLTNMRSKASDDNIQLTPYRRMTLEECVTFINDDECVEVTPQCLRLRKITLDPHLRKQESKAAVEDDDDD
- the ruvX gene encoding Holliday junction resolvase RuvX is translated as MNYLGIDYGEHRVGIAFADSELRWAFARETIDQKKTDLMTRLEELVRENKIDIFVVGMPYRPDGRQDGKNLVVEQFVKQLAERFPNIPIKTEDEAYTSVAALQETSYLKKKKKKQDKGLIDRLAAQHILQSYLENEK
- a CDS encoding P-II family nitrogen regulator, with translation MKVVTAYIQPERLGAVKEALYEAEIYKMSVTNVLGCGQQKGYTATYRGTETEVQLLKKIRIQIALNDEFVQPCIDAIIKGARTGNIGDGKIFVENLEQCIRIRTGETGEAAIG
- a CDS encoding ammonium transporter; the protein is MGDCSIITGAPDYSLFISENIWIMISAMLVFIMGLGFACVESGLCRAKSSANICFKNIAVPAIGISVYALVGFGLMYPGEFNGILGFAGFGIGDWLNPKSFTSGYNGHFTLFSDWLFQAMFAATAATIVSGAVAERIKLSSFLVFTLLYVAFVYPIVGSWVWGGGWLSKLGFHDLAGSELVHSVGGWAALAGVIILGPRLGKYSKGKSHAIPAHNIPLATIGTFILWFGWWGFNGGSALSGNPFDTSLILVTTNLAAVAGIITATATSWILSKKPDATMALNGCLAGLVAITAGADTVTPMSSWIIGAVAGVLVVLAVFFFDRMRLDDPVGALSVHLVNGVWGTIAVGVFDYTGRFSVLTQLLGVVAYAIPCFLCASIIFLAIKKTIGLRVSEKEELRGLDLSEHGQESYGGFQIFSNT
- a CDS encoding fibrobacter succinogenes major paralogous domain-containing protein, translating into MKFHLETKCAAVALGAALVFGLSACGNPNTMTDKRDSKVYKTVKIGTQIWMAENLNYAGDGFCYEDNPDNCKKWGRLYTWDEAQNACPEGWHLPSKAEWKTLMDAVGGEDKAGIALKAKNGWKEYEGKSGNGTDAFGFSALPAGIGFLNERYIDADEYAIFWSSTEVDSDDIVYYIDLSYYVESARQYLDIKYHAFSVRCLENSN